Proteins co-encoded in one Cytobacillus sp. NJ13 genomic window:
- a CDS encoding acyl-CoA dehydrogenase family protein: MSNKTENLIKGGSFLIEDVSYDRVFTPEDYTDEQVMIAKTTEDYVVNEVVPQIEHLENHEFDRSVKLLKQAGDLGLLGADVPEEYGGLALDKVSSALIAEKMARAGGFSISHGAHVGIGSLPIVLFGNEEQKQKYLPALATGEKLAAYALTEPSSGSDALGAKTTAKLNAEGTHYVLNGEKQWITNAGFADVFVVYAKIDGEHFSAFIVEREFPGVSVGAEEKKMGIKSSSTRTLILEDAQVPKENLLGEFGKGHVIAFNILNIGRYKLGVGAVGGAKRAFELAVQYANQRQQFKTPISQFNLTKEKLGTMASKIYAAESAVYRTVGLFEDRMSKLSDEEVKDGKEVAKSIAEYAIECSMNKFFNTEVLDYVVDEGVQIHGGYGFMAEYEIERAYRDSRINRIFEGTNEINRLLVPGTYLRKALKGELPLFQKAQALQEELMMMMPEEPGDEPLAQEKYLVKNAKKIGLLAAGLAAQKYGKALEKEQEVLVNIADIISNAYAMESVVLRTEKAIEKAGLEKSKQKLLYTQIFCQEAFNKIEQDAKETLVAVENGDALRMMVSALRKFTRHTPINVIAKKRDASEKLIDAERFTV; the protein is encoded by the coding sequence ATGTCAAATAAAACTGAAAACCTTATCAAAGGCGGAAGCTTTTTAATCGAAGATGTTTCCTATGACCGGGTTTTTACGCCTGAAGACTATACAGATGAGCAGGTTATGATTGCTAAGACAACTGAAGATTATGTTGTAAATGAAGTTGTTCCGCAAATTGAGCATCTGGAAAACCACGAATTTGACCGTTCCGTAAAGTTATTGAAGCAAGCTGGAGACCTTGGCTTATTAGGCGCAGATGTTCCAGAGGAATACGGCGGACTTGCTTTAGATAAAGTAAGTTCTGCACTTATTGCAGAGAAAATGGCGCGTGCAGGCGGCTTTTCCATATCGCATGGTGCACATGTTGGAATCGGTTCCCTTCCGATTGTTCTTTTCGGAAATGAAGAGCAAAAGCAAAAATACCTTCCTGCACTGGCTACTGGCGAAAAGCTTGCTGCTTATGCATTGACGGAGCCAAGCTCTGGTTCTGATGCTCTTGGAGCAAAAACGACTGCCAAGCTGAATGCTGAGGGTACGCACTATGTATTAAACGGAGAAAAGCAATGGATAACAAATGCAGGCTTTGCAGATGTATTCGTAGTATACGCAAAAATTGACGGTGAACACTTCTCTGCATTCATCGTTGAAAGAGAGTTCCCAGGTGTATCTGTAGGGGCAGAAGAAAAGAAAATGGGAATTAAGAGCTCTTCTACCCGTACGTTAATTCTTGAAGATGCCCAGGTGCCAAAGGAAAATCTTCTTGGTGAATTTGGCAAGGGACATGTGATTGCATTTAATATCTTAAATATTGGCCGCTATAAGTTAGGTGTAGGAGCAGTTGGCGGAGCGAAGCGCGCATTCGAACTTGCCGTTCAATATGCCAATCAGCGCCAGCAATTTAAGACACCAATCTCTCAGTTTAATTTGACAAAAGAAAAGCTGGGAACGATGGCTTCTAAGATTTATGCCGCTGAAAGTGCAGTATACCGGACTGTAGGCTTATTCGAGGACCGTATGAGCAAGCTTTCGGACGAAGAAGTGAAAGATGGAAAAGAAGTGGCGAAGTCAATCGCTGAATATGCTATTGAGTGCTCCATGAATAAATTCTTTAATACGGAAGTCCTCGACTACGTAGTAGATGAAGGTGTTCAGATCCATGGAGGCTACGGATTCATGGCTGAATATGAGATTGAAAGAGCTTACCGTGATTCACGCATTAACCGTATTTTCGAAGGAACAAACGAAATCAATCGTCTGCTGGTGCCAGGCACGTACCTGCGCAAAGCACTAAAAGGAGAGCTTCCGCTATTCCAGAAAGCCCAGGCGCTGCAGGAAGAGCTCATGATGATGATGCCTGAAGAGCCTGGTGACGAGCCGCTTGCACAGGAAAAATATCTGGTGAAAAACGCTAAGAAAATCGGCTTGCTTGCAGCTGGTTTAGCAGCACAGAAGTACGGGAAAGCTCTTGAAAAAGAACAGGAAGTACTCGTAAACATTGCGGATATTATATCAAATGCTTATGCAATGGAGTCGGTTGTTCTCCGTACTGAAAAGGCAATTGAAAAAGCAGGACTTGAAAAGAGCAAGCAAAAACTTCTGTACACCCAAATCTTTTGCCAGGAAGCATTTAACAAAATCGAGCAGGATGCAAAAGAAACACTTGTGGCAGTAGAAAATGGCGATGCCCTGCGCATGATGGTGTCAGCACTTCGCAAATTCACCCGTCACACCCCAATCAACGTCATAGCAAAGAAGCGTGATGCATCAGAAAAACTGATCGACGCAGAACGCTTTACAGTTTAA
- a CDS encoding YusG family protein, translating to MTLNQQKIDITDRVVGKLKNNGIDLYLENEKIGQIILPEGSSFNLVHHFETDHQKIYQNVSVPDKAQERYTDCDEGGWC from the coding sequence ATGACATTGAATCAGCAGAAAATCGATATTACAGATCGGGTTGTCGGCAAGCTTAAAAATAATGGGATTGATCTTTATCTTGAAAACGAAAAAATTGGCCAAATCATCCTTCCTGAAGGCTCTTCCTTTAACTTGGTCCATCATTTTGAAACCGACCACCAAAAAATATATCAGAATGTCTCCGTTCCAGATAAAGCGCAAGAGCGCTACACAGACTGTGACGAAGGCGGCTGGTGCTGA
- a CDS encoding thioredoxin family protein has translation MQEWSQLEIEEAVNGQETALIYLYTPMCGTCQMAGKMLTVAEQLLPDQKIGKADLNYMPQLAEQWGVESVPCLLIFKEGNLQEKLYAFRSVPYLLDRIRSIN, from the coding sequence ATGCAGGAATGGTCGCAGCTGGAGATTGAGGAAGCGGTTAACGGGCAAGAAACGGCCCTTATCTATTTGTACACGCCTATGTGCGGAACCTGTCAGATGGCTGGGAAGATGCTGACAGTTGCAGAACAATTGCTGCCTGATCAAAAGATTGGGAAAGCGGACTTAAATTATATGCCGCAATTGGCTGAACAATGGGGAGTGGAAAGCGTACCTTGTCTCCTCATCTTTAAAGAAGGAAATTTACAAGAAAAATTATATGCATTCCGGTCAGTTCCCTATTTGCTGGATAGAATCAGAAGCATCAATTGA
- a CDS encoding toprim domain-containing protein: MNEGIPEKVIIVEGKSDKTKVKNIIREPVEIICTNGTISITKLDELIDTLFDKDVYILVDADSAGEKLRKQFKREFPEAEHLYIDRMYREVATAPEHHLATVLLGANIDVYTQYLDR; encoded by the coding sequence ATGAACGAGGGAATTCCGGAAAAAGTTATTATTGTCGAGGGAAAGTCAGATAAAACGAAGGTTAAAAACATTATAAGAGAACCTGTTGAGATTATCTGCACAAATGGAACAATAAGCATTACCAAACTGGATGAATTAATTGACACGCTGTTTGATAAGGATGTATATATATTGGTGGATGCAGATTCAGCAGGTGAAAAGCTGAGAAAACAGTTTAAAAGGGAATTTCCAGAGGCAGAGCATCTATACATCGATAGAATGTACAGAGAAGTAGCGACAGCACCGGAACATCATTTGGCAACAGTGCTGCTGGGAGCTAATATTGACGTTTATACACAGTATTTAGACAGATAA
- a CDS encoding arsenate reductase family protein, translated as MALTFYWYPKCGTCRKAKKWLDEHNLSYEEIHITDNPPSRSELETLYNKSGLELKKFFNTSGQKYRELGLKDKVKTSSKEELLDILATDGMLIKRPLLTDGEKATVGFKEEEYEKTWLS; from the coding sequence ATGGCGTTGACTTTTTATTGGTATCCTAAATGCGGGACATGCCGAAAGGCCAAGAAATGGCTTGATGAACATAATCTGTCCTATGAAGAAATACATATAACAGACAATCCGCCTTCTCGAAGCGAACTTGAAACGCTATATAATAAGAGCGGACTGGAACTAAAGAAGTTCTTTAATACGAGTGGCCAAAAATACCGGGAGCTCGGGCTGAAGGACAAGGTGAAGACCTCTTCGAAAGAAGAACTGCTCGATATTTTGGCAACAGACGGCATGCTGATTAAGCGTCCGCTGCTGACAGATGGAGAAAAGGCAACAGTGGGCTTTAAAGAAGAGGAATATGAAAAGACATGGCTTTCCTAA
- a CDS encoding MFS transporter gives MAFYREWAGQFKGYNHNIKLAFMANILTQIGFGIFMVIYNFYIRELGYTESVNGQIISMTALATALILVPAGIASDRIGRKRAMLFGAVATGVVMLFRSMVEMQEPLILFAFFTGLTTAFLQVSGIPWLAENSKADQRVHLFSIHFAIMTGANVIGNLSGGILTDVFSLFVDQLTSIRITLLIASVFFIAGLFPILRFAEAPKDKNGVRGLKDFSLKNLTAKNEGVKIIAMFAFAQLLIGIGAGLVIPYLNLYFADRFEASNSAIGIIISLGQAATAFAMIIGPVVVRKVGEVKAVVILQLLSLPFLLLTAYTENLWLAAIGFLFRQALMNAGNPIQMSLMMSKVNDSMKGLANSVNQMVFNLGWAVMGPVSTGIVMKYGDYWGYALVFTITASLYLIGSLYFFFVFRGYNKTKAASPSVKIV, from the coding sequence ATGGCATTTTACAGGGAGTGGGCTGGCCAATTTAAAGGCTATAACCACAATATAAAATTGGCCTTTATGGCGAATATCCTTACACAAATAGGTTTTGGGATATTCATGGTAATCTATAATTTCTACATAAGAGAGCTCGGCTACACCGAAAGTGTTAATGGGCAAATCATATCCATGACTGCTCTCGCCACAGCACTGATTCTTGTGCCGGCAGGGATCGCCAGCGACCGAATTGGCAGAAAAAGAGCGATGCTGTTTGGGGCTGTTGCTACGGGTGTCGTTATGCTTTTCAGAAGTATGGTTGAAATGCAGGAACCCCTGATTTTATTTGCTTTTTTTACAGGGCTGACAACAGCATTTCTGCAAGTATCCGGCATACCATGGCTGGCTGAGAATTCAAAGGCTGACCAAAGGGTTCATTTATTCAGCATCCATTTTGCCATTATGACGGGTGCAAATGTAATCGGAAACTTAAGCGGAGGCATCTTAACGGATGTATTTTCTTTATTTGTGGATCAGCTCACCAGCATCCGCATTACCCTTTTGATTGCAAGTGTTTTCTTCATAGCAGGCCTTTTCCCTATCTTGCGTTTTGCAGAAGCTCCCAAAGATAAAAACGGTGTAAGAGGCTTAAAAGATTTTTCGCTCAAAAACCTTACCGCTAAAAATGAAGGCGTCAAAATTATCGCCATGTTTGCTTTTGCGCAGCTGCTAATAGGAATTGGAGCAGGACTGGTTATCCCTTATCTGAATTTATACTTCGCAGACCGTTTTGAAGCTTCCAATTCAGCCATTGGCATTATTATTTCATTAGGGCAGGCTGCCACCGCTTTTGCTATGATTATCGGCCCGGTTGTGGTAAGGAAGGTGGGGGAAGTCAAAGCAGTTGTAATCCTGCAGCTCTTGTCACTTCCTTTTCTGCTTTTAACTGCTTATACAGAGAATCTTTGGCTGGCTGCGATCGGCTTTTTGTTCCGGCAGGCATTAATGAATGCTGGAAATCCTATACAAATGTCTCTAATGATGTCTAAGGTAAATGATTCGATGAAAGGACTGGCAAACTCCGTCAATCAGATGGTTTTCAATCTGGGATGGGCTGTAATGGGGCCTGTTTCAACAGGAATCGTCATGAAATATGGAGATTATTGGGGATATGCACTCGTATTCACGATTACTGCTTCTTTATATTTGATCGGCTCTCTCTATTTTTTCTTTGTTTTCA
- the gcvH gene encoding glycine cleavage system protein GcvH, which produces MSTPKELRYSEEHEWVKTEDGKVRIGITHFAQSELGDIVFVELPEVGDELSANEPFGSVESVKTVSELYAPLSGKVVEVNEDLNDNPEFVNESPYEKAWMVVVEPSDLSEVEGLMTAEQYEEMTNED; this is translated from the coding sequence ATGAGCACACCAAAAGAATTACGTTATTCAGAAGAGCATGAGTGGGTAAAAACAGAAGATGGGAAAGTACGCATTGGGATTACGCATTTCGCGCAATCAGAACTTGGTGACATCGTATTCGTCGAGCTTCCTGAAGTTGGCGATGAGCTAAGTGCAAACGAGCCATTCGGAAGCGTAGAATCTGTAAAAACAGTTTCTGAACTCTATGCGCCTTTAAGCGGTAAAGTGGTTGAAGTAAATGAGGACCTTAACGACAACCCTGAATTCGTGAACGAATCACCATATGAAAAAGCATGGATGGTTGTGGTGGAGCCTTCAGATTTAAGCGAAGTAGAAGGCTTGATGACTGCTGAGCAATATGAAGAAATGACAAACGAAGACTAA